One Entelurus aequoreus isolate RoL-2023_Sb linkage group LG09, RoL_Eaeq_v1.1, whole genome shotgun sequence genomic window carries:
- the LOC133657465 gene encoding uncharacterized protein LOC133657465, whose translation MSLTQKIRQHTQEQTMDCTESSLRTKSTTSRASTRSKASSTEAAATKARAKAEAAKVRLSFAQKEMTLKVEKAQLDVEKAQLEAKMDMLLLEQDAAAAFAKAEILEAAVEGSDRSSSYLHIKQLFEHSVDTLERTKEYIATQAQEPSQIKVESPHQQPSSWNETQHYKPPDVNSIQHSHLQTEHNKHRVGFVSTLQQMTTPSQPEVTSVISPSSNNIRDNHQDYKSSYSSPLHPKSSRTPCQPVYDQGNVADFARYLAHRELLTTSLIKFSEQPCSYRAWKQSFVNTVGGLNITSSEEMDLLVTWLGKESAEHAKRIRAVHVNSPDKGLKRIWDRLETCYGAPEMVEDSLFKRIHSSPKMINRDYSKLHELSDFLIELEAAKEDGDLPGLAYLDTARGINPLVQKLPFNLQEKWLNVGTNYKLQHNVTFPPFYVFVDFIGKQAIIRNDPGFKFAGQIDTSKADRVQWKQIQNREVSVHKIDFQSTAPPINDKQHFEADDPVKQCPIHRKPHMLQKCRAFRAMPLEQRKEFLKENGICFKCCTSTQHIAKSCKCNTKCTECESAKHISALHPGPAPWIQVPTPLTQLGGEQDSGPSTEVSARCTDVCGGDQSYKSCSKICLVKIYPSGRPEKSLKVYAIIDEQSNKSLARSEFFEIFNIQSPSSPYTLRTCSGVTETTGRRASGYNIKSMDGKVCLSLPSLLECDDLPNNRSEIPTPNAAANHTHLKSVANLIPELDPNASIMLLLGRDIISVHKVRKQVDGPRDGPYAQKLDLGWVIVGNVCLGGVHKPTTVNNFNTITIEQRRPDHSLYTLS comes from the coding sequence ATGTCTTTAACGCAGAAGATAAGACAGCATACACAAGAACAAACAATGGATTGCACAGAAAGCTCATTACGGACAAAATCTACCACTTCACGTGCTTCAACGAGGTCAAAAGCTTCCTCCACCGAGGCTGCAGCTACCAAAGCACGCGCAAAAGCAGAGGCAGCCAAAGTACGTCTGTCTTTTGCACAAAAAGAAATGACACTCAAAGTGGAAAAAGCACAACTGGACGTGGAAAAAGCACAACTAGAAGCTAAGATGGACATGCTCTTACTGGAGCAGGACGCAGCAGCTGCATTCGCCAAAGCGGAGATCTTGGAAGCCGCTGTGGAAGGAAGTGATCGAAGCAGCTCCTATCTTCACATCAAGCAGTTGTTTGAACATTCAGTTGACACATTAGAGCGCACAAAAGAATACATAGCCACTCAGGCCCAAGAGCCAAGTCAAATAAAAGTTGAATCACCACACCAACAGCCATCGTCATGGAATGAAACACAACATTATAAACCACCAGATGTGAACTCCATTCAACACTCACATCTCCAGACAGAGCACAATAAACACAGAGTTGGGTTTGTTTCTACCCTACAACAAATGACGACACCTTCACAGCCAGAAGTCACATCAGTCATCAGTCCATCTTCAAACAACATACGAGACAATCACCAAGATTACAAGTCAAGCTACAGTTCTCCTTTGCATCCAAAGTCCAGCCGTACACCTTGTCAGCCTGTCTACGATCAAGGGAATGTGGCAGACTTCGCAAGATATCTAGCTCACCGTGAGCTACTCACAACGAGCCTGATAAAGTTCAGCGAACAGCCATGCAGTTACAGGGCATGGAAACAGTCCTTTGTGAACACAGTCGGAGGCCTCAACATAACGTCCAGTGAAGAAATGGATTTGTTGGTCACGTGGCTAGGGAAGGAGTCGGCTGAGCACGCAAAACGCATCAGGGCTGTCCATGTCAACTCCCCAGACAAAGGCCTAAAAAGGATATGGGACAGACTGGAAACCTGTTACGGCGCACCTGAAATGGTGGAGGATTCACTCTTCAAACGGATCCACAGCTCCCCTAAAATGATCAACAGAGACTATTCAAAGCTCCATGAGTTGAGTGATTTTCTCATAGAATTGGAGGCAGCCAAGGAAGATGGAGACCTGCCTGGCCTTGCATATTTGGACACAGCGCGTGGGATAAACCCATTAGTTCAAAAGTTACCATTCAACCTTCAAGAAAAGTGGCTCAACGTTGGCACAAACTACAAATTACAACACAATGTAACATTTCCCcccttttatgtttttgttgacttCATTGGAAAACAAGCTATAATTAGGAATGACCCAGGCTTCAAGTTTGCGGGTCAAATTGACACCTCAAAGGCAGACAGAGTCCAATGGAAGCAGATCCAAAATAGAGAAGTCTCAGTTCATAAGATCGATTTCCAGTCTACTGCCCCTCCTATTAATGACAAGCAACACTTTGAAGCTGATGATCCTGTGAAACAATGCCCTATTCATAGAAAACCTCACATGCTCCAGAAATGTCGGGCCTTCCGTGCAATGCCGTTGGAACAACGCAAGGAATTCCTGAAAGAGAATGGCAtatgttttaagtgttgcacaTCCACTCAACATATAGCAAAAAGCTGTAAATGTAATACTAAGTGCACTGAGTGTGAGAGCGCAAAGCACATTTCTGCACTTCATCCTGGACCTGCACCATGGATCCAGGTCCCAACCCCCCTGACACAGCTTGGCGGGGAGCAAGACTCAGGACCTTCAACTGAGGTCAGTGCTCGATGTACAGATGTATGTGGTGGCGATCAAAGCTACAAATCCTGCTCAAAGATCTGCCTTGTTAAAATATATCCTAGCGGCCGTCCTGAGAAATCCCTGAAAGTTTATGCCATCATCGACGAGCAGAGTAACAAGTCCCTTGCTCGTTCAGAGTTCTTTGAGATCTTCAACATTCAAAGTCCTTCATCTCCATACACACTCCGAACCTGCTCTGGAGTGACGGAAACCACTGGGAGAAGAGCTTCAGGCTACAACATTAAATCCATGGATGGAAAAGTGTGCCTCTCTTTACCAAGCCTCCTGGAATGTGATGATCTACCTAACAACAGATCAGAAATCCCAACACCTAATGCTGCAGCCAACCATACTCACCTCAAATCAGTTGCTAACCTCATCCCAGAGCTGGATCCTAACGCGTCCATCATGCTTCTCCTTGGGAGAGACATCATCTCTGTCCACAAAGTGCGCAAGCAGGTTGATGGGCCACGCGATGGTCCCTATGCTCAAAAACTTGACCTGGGATGGGTGATCGTTGGAAATGTATGCTTGGGAGGTGTTCACAAGCCGACCACAGTGAATAACTTCAACACCATTACAATTGAACAAAGGCGTCCGGACCACAGTCTTTACACCTTGTCCTAA